TAATTGATGATCGTATGTGATGATGGTTAGGACAAAATTTGGCACGTGGCAGAAAACGAAACTAAAAGAAAACGTATCACCTTCAGAATCCATTCGTGTGCGTACTCCCACGTTGATTGTACTGAGCCTCATATTACACACAGATTATGAGAACGAATGTACTGGAACTGGATGCGAAATGTGATGCTTAGTGCGCACTCCAGTTTCCAGCGCACTGATAAGCTGCAATCATAAATTACATCCACTTATGAAGTAGGTATCCCCAATAGCACGACCCCCAACCCACACACCAGGGTCGTTTTCCACGCAGATTTTGACCGGCGGTTGTTATCGCTCCAGGTTAGTTATCTTGCCCTGTTACACACCGTCACTCCAATCGGCACTGTGAGTTTTGCAAACTCAATGGAACTCTGGTTATTCAatatggaaaaaaagcaagaccCCCGCGAGAAAAGCCCTTGAGAAAATCGTGGTCCGTTTGAAGTACTGCTCGGTTCAAGTGGTACGACCAACCTCTGGAGAGTAATGATGCATTAGAAATAATTATCATTCCTCTCGCTTTTGTTGGAAATCGtcattgctgttttttttctttctacccGATGTCTTATCGGTTGTCAAACGATGTGAGTTTATTAATTTGTGTCGATCTAATGAGTGTAGATCGTTCTCAATTTCGTgggtagaaataaaaaaggtgcAATAAAGTTCCTCTTTGATAATGGAACAAAGATTATCGGTCAAAATAgggtgaataatttattgtgaGATTTATTAGAGTCTAGCATGGAGAAATGTGCGTGCTGAACTGTTGCGTTGTAACGATCCTTCCTTTGAAGTGAAGTAAAGTATAAGTGTGAGAAGTGAAGCACATCTTGAACATTAAAGGGTTGAATTATTAGCCATAGTCATacaaattttgaattaaaattgtcaaaacaatccttgtttttcaaatatttcccTTCGTCCATTTGCAAGATCAAGTCAAGTTTTTGACCATCCGGCTGTTTGCCAATTATCGATTTGCATGTTGGTGCTCTGTTCATCATTATCTATACATCTGACCTTGGTCCATTCATGTAGATTTTTACTGGATTTTTACAGGTGTTGATGAATCACCATTTTAGTGTCTGGTCAGATATTGTGGTCGTTTTACGTTCAGTGCACGATTCAACCTTATCAGTTAGAGTTTCCTTCCGGTGTATTAGTTGTAATATCTTAGCAAGAAAACATGGAACCATCTGAGATACAGTGTCTCCCTCGTCATTTAtcagtaaaataaattcaagtAAGGAAGAAATGGCAGACGCAGAAGGTTTAAGCTTGAGTTGAGCTGCGACCGCTAGCAAAAACTACTTTATTTGTAGAAGCAAAGTTTCCTAGTTGGTCCtctcaattttgttttattactcaTCCGGTGATGTTGACATTTAGACCACTAACTATGAATGTTCTGTCTATTGTTCATCGCACCCATCACTCAATCTTACAGATGCAATGCCTCGTCTATTCTGGCCGTGTGTTCTTTTGTCATTCCAGCAACAAAGTTAGCCCAATAGGGGCCTGACAATCTGATCCTATGCACAAATAATACAGGACTGACCCCGCTTGGGATAACTTAAGTAAACGAAGTAGTGTTGGCAGAATCAGGACTCGGAAAATTAAAAGCTCAGATCCGATCCGAAAGGGATTCGATTAGGATTCTGAATTGTATCTGATTCGATCCAATTGGGATTATATTATTGTATTTGGAGCTCTTGCATATTTGTTGTTACAATAAGATATAatcagcaatacggcctggccgtcccttatgaataaaaaaaaaaaaaaaaaaataagatataATCAAGTATAAGGTTTAGGTAAGTTTCATCGTACAGTGGCACTATCTAGACTATCTGTCCAACTCGTCATACTTCAAGTAAAAATTATATCATCAGACCTTATTACGAAATCCATAAAAAGGCTCATATTTTGAGCTATGTGTTTTATAAAACACCTGTCCATTGATCTGTGCTGTAACACATACCAATGTGCATCTGATCTCTAACCCCGTTTAACTAGTTGGAATTGCAGCACTTGTGCCAGTGGGGCGACCTTCCTCTAGAAAGGAATGGTTGTCGTTATAGCAAGTAAATCACCTTTGAACGCCAGAGGAGCTTCTCCCAAATCAATAAGATAGACCATCAAGTTAATAAGCCAGATGCATCCTCCGGGATATAAATTGTCTACACCTTTCGGCTCTGATGTAATATCTTAACTAGTAATCTGGACATGTTATGCGAAGTCACATAAACTTTGGACGATAAAAGACTGACAGGAAAAGGAAACTCTTGGTTCCTCCAAATTTTCTCCAAGATGAATGCAGGTAATGGGGCGCCATCTGTGACAATTCACGACATTCTCCCACCGTTCGTACAGGGTTGTTGAATTCGCCTACAAATGCACCAGGATCGGGTATCCAATCGGCTGttgaggactggctatcccACTAAATATACGGTATCCATAAGTCTAATAAACCATTGGATGACCGGTATGACCTAGCTGATCTTTAAGTCAAGATagtaagaattttgaaacaacACGCGCTACGTTGAACTGCAAGTATTGATAATTATCCATCcatgtttaattttgtatcGATATTAATTTTTGACAATTAATTATCTGCCTCGGAGTAGACAATGTATGCACAGAAACTGTACAGAAATGTGCTAAGTtcaatataataataaataaagttcTTCAGCAGTATCATCCATAATTGCTATacttcatcaccatcatcggtGCTCGCCACTGACAGTTCGGAATGAACCGAATGAACAGCGACGTTTGAATGAATGGTCTCAGCTCTCCGTATCTGCGCAACAGCGTACGCGTACGCAATCTCCGTACCGCGTTGCTTGTCCAAACCGTGCCTCTTCAACGCTTTGGAGcggcgcgcgcgctcgctcgGGAGAAAATCTGATAATCGGTGCGCAGCCAACAAACGCGAAGCCGCGCACAACTGCTAAAGCGACACGGAGCGACGAGTGTGCGTTTCAGTTTCTATTGACAACTGGATCCTCGCGGGTCGCACAAAACTTGATACGCTGTCGTTGGGCGCGCGTGTGTGAACGTGTGTCGCAGAAACTAGCACCTATCGCGAATTGGGGAGAATGATCGTATGATCTTCGCTGTTTGAATTTGCATAGGCAGAGCTCTGGaggagagagagtgtgtgtttgccgtGCTTTAGAGGGTTATTGGTTTGTGAATGAAACACgtaaatttttgttgaagttACACCGTTCGAgacgtgtgcgtgtatgtgtggtttggTGGAAATACCGTGAAAAGAGAGGCCACCGTGATCCGTGCTAGACGCCCAGAGGTCATACTTCCCGGCCAGTGTATTTGCAAACCGCGTTAGTCGTCGTCGTAGTTCGTgctttgcaggatttttttcgCAGTTTCCACCGTAGGTGTCAATCAAGCAGATCAATTGATGATGACCGGTCGTGTCTTGGTCGTCAAGTGTCGTCGGGATGTGATAGCAACTGGCAGTAGTGCAGCAAGCAAACCACCAAAATGAGCTTCAAGAAATTGGTCTTAGTTGGGAAGATTGGTTCAAAAATATGTCGACGAGAAGGAGTGATTCGGCTAGAAAAAGCTTCTAACATTCGTTGCTATGCAACCGTCAAGAGTACCACCCTTGGAGGGGTTGCCATCCCATTTCTGCCaacggtgtgtgtttttttcattgatgtttaaataattatcaagcgggtgtgtggttgtgtgttaaCACTGGCCACGCTTTTCGACCATAAATGTGTGCACACTGCTTGGACGATCACGGTAAAGGTGGTTAGAGTTGCGGTGGAATCTGCACAACGATGTGCTGGCCACACGCAATGTTGCGATTCTCCTGATACCGCCTCCCATCGCACAATCTCGGGAGGAGCATTGTGTAACCGAATTTGGCGGTACTTTTTTCTGCGAGCACACCTCACCCTTCACGGCTTTCCAACGGTTAGGGGGGTTTGTCTTAGCGCCGCCATTCAGTCAGTCGACGCCAGGTCATTAGTAATTGCTTGCGGAatgttggttgtggttgtgtgtgtgtgttggttgtggAGAGAGGGTCTAGTAGATTGGTCATGACTtcaatttttgcttccttgTTGTTATGTGTACCACCGCTTGTGGTGAAGGGGCGGGAAAGTAGTTTCGGTGAGCGGGCATGATGCCCCACACCACCTTCAGATACCGCAGGTGGAGTTGTACAGATACACATGTACAATTTTCTCTTGCGAATGTCTCCACAATTCTCCAATCACGGCGGGATTTCTCTTCACTTAGCCAGTGTTTTGGCTTTTGATAAGTTGACCATCCCACGATCGACCATTTTGTTCGGTTGCCGAAGACGTAATGGCGGTGTTGCACTTTCGCTCTACAAAGGCCATAcgcacgtgtgtgcgtgcatgtgtggcCACGAACTGGAGCGTTAAATGGACGCGAATGTTCCAAAAGCCTTGTGTCCGAAAGTTTTGGCTGATGGTGCTGTAATACAAATGGGGTGCCATCTTGATCAACTCTCCCTCTAAGCCACAGGTTTTGCGTGCGATAAGAGCGACACGATCGCCCAAAATTGCGCCGGCACATTCCAGGCGCTGCGAGACACACCTTCTCGTGACGTTATGGAACACCGTCCGGAGCCCGTGGAGAGAGAGGCATTTTGTAGGTCAGCGCGCAAAAATCGTCATCAGATCGTGATCGTATGCCGTACGAAACCAGTCCGAAACATAGTTGCGGCGATCGAACGGAACCGGAAGTGTGTTGCAGTTTGTTGGTGGCCATTTGTTGCTGCTCTCGCTCGCATGTCCGACACAAAATGGACGAGAGTGTGTCCACGTGCCATGACACGCGTATGGACGCACACACGTTGGCCGTCAATGTCGCGTGTCATGAGATTGGTGCAAAGTTCAGTGCATTAccctagattttttttccttctactcTCCTAGAAGGTTTACCTTGGCCTGCCGGGGCCGTAGCAAGAGTGCAAAAATGACAAGCAGTCgatgtgagcttttttttttaatggcgTGATCTTCAACATCTTATCTTATGGTGCTGAACaggatgtgtgtgcgtgccttTGTGTGGTGGTCGCATGTCCGCGATCGCCCGAGCAgcgatcatcagcatcagttATTTCCGTCATATCGGATATATTTTTTGAAGGTGTTTTGTTGGTGGATAGAGagcgggttttgttttggttttttctcgCTGATCTTGTAGTATTGATAAAACGATCATTAAGAAAACCGGATCTGGGATGTTGAGTGCTTTGTTGATATTGGAATacgaatttttggttttgtggagATTCTTTGCGAGCTTTGAGGATGCTTTCAAGTCTTTGGAGTTCATCAGTAAGGGGTAAACTTTCGATGATCTGCACTCATACTTGACTGACTATTCTTCTGTGCTTTACGCAGCAAAACTACTAATAAAAGAATCATTCGACAGGGAAACCTATTCACAAGGTTTGAACTTCTTGCGGGTAACTAATTCCTCAGCAGATCCATGagctccttcttcttggcttaacgaccttctaggtcatgccggccatcgaatgacttactataTTTGCTGATACCGCGTAGTTCGATAGTCAGTCGTCTACTAAGTTACTAAGTTATTAAGTATAGTTATTAGGTCAATTATAGAGTATAAGGGGATCGAGTAGTATGAGCAAAGTCCTCAGATAATACCTCAACTCTTTGTTGCTCGGGTTACTAAACCTAGATTCTTTACCTTGTTTATGGTGCATAATGCTCCACTGAGTCCCAATCGTAGTTATCCCCGCATGTCTTATTACCTCTCCAGGAAGTATACCTGTAGTACCTTGGCCAAAACTAAAGCCTCCCTCCATTTCCAATCGCCACACTAGATAAGATTAAAGCGATACGCAATACACGATAGTATGTTGGTGTGTGTTCTCCAACGAACATCAATTACGAGGTAGTtgtggtgcatttttttttcgttccgcaAAGATTTATCGTCCAACGGTCAAGTAGAACCGGTGTGCAGATACTACGCCTTTGACGAAGGTGTGCGCTGTATGCTGTACCGCCCGACGCAACACCACTTCTTCTTGTGCGTTGTTTTGCCCAATAAAACACGTCTCATCGGGCAATGTTGTTGTGAGTCGCAATGAAGATCTCGCTAGTCAAAACATTAATGTCGGCCAAGCACGGGGGGAGCATTACTTTTTGCCAAAACTGCCAAACCAACACAGCAGCACGCGCGTACAAACACGGGTAGATGCTTCTAGTCGCTGGTAGTCGAGCATGATGTGGAGTGGAGCCTTTTTGCTGCCCATATCGCACAACCGGCACAACATTTGCCAATTCATGCCGATTCCGACACAATCCCCCCCCACTGGACCAACGCAAAAAATAAGCCGCTCATACTTCTTGCGAAGGTTATCATCATCCAGCACACCAAGCACAAGAGCACTGTTAACGAGTACATGCACAGCAACACGCTGATGGTCGGCTgaatgtgtgtgcaagccGCGCCATCTTCTCTTTCGTTGGTtggagggtgtttttttttttgttgttgtggatgCGTTTCAATGGTCGGTCAGGTTGGTGAGGGATCTCTCCAGATTTCACAGACTGTTTGCAATCACTGCTGCCTGCAGCCCTTATTAGCCGATTGGTGGATTATAAGTTCGTGTTGTATTACGCTGCCACTGATTCGGAAGCCAAAGTGAACTGGAAAGTTCCCTCtcgttgctgatgatgataaagtTGGTTGGGATGGAGAAAGTTTGATTCTATAATTACAGTCTCGGCTCGTATAGAGATGAGGCAGATTTTGTGACCGTTAGAGCCGGGGATATACGTCGAAAAGTTCGACTGGAACACTGAGTAACGCTTCGAAAAAGGGAATAAATTGATAATATAGGAGAATTATTTGTTTCAGTTAATTAACTACTAAATATTGGGAGAAGCGATAGGTTTCGTCTATGTTATGTCGATTCAACTCATTTAAAATCTACTGATAGTCAAGGAAATGTAAGAACACAGTCACAAGCATGTCTATACGTATGCGACCTCATTTAATCCGTGCGTCGTTAAGggcagaaagctcagaatatTGACGACGAGGAGTTCGCCTTAGCTGTCACCGTCGATCGGGAACTCATAAGTTACTTAAGCACCAACCTGAGCGAAACGAAGCCAAAACTCACCTCGAAACTGAACTCTGGAAACTAATTTCCATTTGCCCGGCTGTTGGGTCCCCGTGACTTGACCTAGCGCATTACAAAAAAGGGGCCGCTCTGTGCCGTTCAATTCTTTGCCCATTGGAAACAAGGAACTGTAAACAAACTTTACTGATGGATTTCTATTGCTTTAGATTTGCAAGAAGTTCGTGTGAGATAGTTCACACTTCGTGCGGAAATAATCACTCTCCAGAACGGTGTTTCCTGTTCACGTTCTCGAGCGCACGAGCGGCCGGCCAGCCAACCAATTGCCTtgtatgtcttttttttgcagttaatTACCTACCCAGCTTTCATTAACTCTTGTCTGCCGTGGGTCTGCTGggtagacaaaaaaaaaaaaaacacaaattccCAACAACACTTGCGTAGGATGGGCGTCCATTTGCGTCATTTTTAGCCAGCAGCCATTTTTCCCGTGGCTCGCACCAAACGTGTGCCATATTATCGCGAACCCCCAACCCCGCATATATATCCAACGTTCATGATTTAACCCTCAAGCGCACTTTGATGTGAGGTAAACACAACCGGcgacaacgaaacaaacaaaaaaaaagccaggcAACTTTTGAATGCCTTCTAGCGAGGCTTCTGTTTGGATGGTGTcttaattgttttgtgtttttgtgcgcaTACCGTGGAACCGAAAATCAAACAGTTTGTCCGTCTGCAGAGGGCAGTAATAGTGCGTCATATACATATTTCTATTGATAGAAGATGGATAGCGGTAGAATGTTTCGGTGTTCTGCATAATAAGTGCTGAAGGAGGATACGTAGCACAAGAGAAAAGATAATCATCTGTGAGCGATCGCTCGTGATCCATCGGTTTGATGAGCATATTTGAACGACAAgataaggttttgttttttggaataCGAAGACATTCCATACGAAGCTTGAATAACCTTCAAAagatatttaataattttcaaagatctatGTATAAGGAAATGGATGTAGAACACAATGTCAATTCTTCATCGATACTGCAGTGTTTTCCGTGTCATTTTGAACGCATGGTTCAAAGGTTCAAACTAATGTTTTGAAAGGAAATTTAGAGTCAGTTGACATCAAACacgattttcaatttattaatattttggaTGGCTTCAACTCTCTAAAACGTTTCATTATTTCGTCTTAATTAATATTCGTGCAAATGTCgtattttatgtttgaaagcaaaatttgCCCAGTTGTTGTTTTCTAAGGTTTGAGGTTAAAAATTcgtaaaatgtaataaaatagaTAGTGCCTGAATTAAATCCAGTGGGATTTTACTGAGATGattgataatttaatttaaattaaaattacaagCATTCCCGAGGAATTTTGGCGCTTTCTCATGATATACATATTGAAGATTGTCTTAATGTTGTTTGACTCTTTCTAGTCTTTTTGTGGCTATGTCCCGATGTTTATTCccagatatttttattttcttaccgCAATGTTTGAACAGTTttcttaatattatttttacaaaaagaaCTTTTTGTAAAGAACTTTACACAATTATTTGTACCGTAAGAAGATCAATTTCTTTCCAAAATTGagaacatatttttcttttgatcgTATATATGTAATGGCTTAGATCCTTGGTCTTGAACAATTTTGGTTCTGGTTAAAATAGAAACTGAAACTCATCCAAAATTCTCCATATTTTGCACTCCCCTTATCAAGTGAGTTCCTTTATTTGAAAAGGTTAATTTTTCAACAGCTTCAGCGCAAACCCTGCAATATTTGTATACTAAAATCATCGATAACTCTAGTTATGGAGAATAAAATGTGCATTCTTGTCcgcttttatttatatttgccCTCCTCTTACCTCCCATCATTGACGTCTACAAACATATCAAACCAATAAACATTGAGGCCTCTTTGTGATGTTAATCAAAAAAAGCCTCCAATtcgcgagggtttttttttctgttttgcttgaTCATTCGTTGTTACTCCTTTCACACCTGTGCAAATGTGCTTTCCCAACCTTGACCAAATGGTTTTGCACACAACAAGCACACTccattctttcttctttcggTTTTGCTCCATGGTAAGATgctaatgcttttttttgtcgcctTATTCATCACTAGCTTCACGTCGTCCCGCCGTCTGTGGAGTGCGAGGTAGTTGATGAAACTCGTTAATTGCTAAATAATTCGTTTGCCGTTGACGTAACTCATCTGTATGATGAGTTTGCAACGTGAAGAAGATTGTACATTGACCCGCTGGGCCTTTTTTAGATGGGAGAAGAAGCTGAGTGATGGATTTATCGTCCTGAACCTATTAGCGCCGTATCGtagtatacacacacacacacacaatacttTTTGCAAACCATCATTGATAAGAGTGCAATCACTGGTGCTTTACAAATCCCGAAAACGATTGTGATAGCATCGATAAACAGTTGCTGCTGTGCAATGCACAAAATGCGTGCTCAGTGTCATGTCAAGGTCGATAAAAGTGAACCACAAATCGTTACAACGCGTTACGATGTTTAGCTGCGTGGAATCATTTAACACGTACGATCATCGAATGGCGCACGCACCAGCCCAGAGGTCTGTAAAGGAACCCCTGCAAGCTTTTGATGTGGAGTTGTTAATCGTTGCTTGCAACACCGATACCGCGAATGTTGTAGAATCGCTTCAGCGGAGTTGCGTAAGGTGGAAGCGCCATCTTTGTTCGTTCACTTTTGCAATATTGAGTACAACATTGTAGATAATGAAACGCAATCTTGATGACTTCCCTTTGTGAAGGATTTATCCAAAGTgaatgataagaaaaaaaaaagccaagtcttctgctgttgctactgccACCTAAATCCTACCGACACCGGACAAGAATTCGATTGGCATAATCGGTTACACCAACCCTCCCATGAGCCTAACGTAAGCCTTACAACCATCCATCTTCACTTCACTTTACCAGGTGGCGCTGAACGCTTACATCGAAAGGGGTATCCGTTTGCGTCAAGAGCGGGCCCTAGAACAATGGACACAGACGGACGCACTGGACGCACCGCTCGGTCCACCGCTCTCTAGTACTGTGACACGCTGGCTACTGTACGGTACCGTCGTGCCCTCCGTCCATTCGTCCAACTACCAGCACCGGCAATACGCCGCCGTCCATTCCACCACATCACACAGCCGGCACACAGTACGCCGACTGCCCAGACGCAAAATGTCTTCGGCGGAAAGTGGTGGCagcggtggtgatggtgttggtggctgcagcagcagcagcaccagtagTCCCACTGTGCCCTCACCGATCCGACGAACGTCCGGGCGGCGTGCTCGTGAACTCCATCGTACGTCGACGGCCACCTCGTCGTACTCGTCGGCCGGTTCCATAACCTCCATACTGTCCAGCCTGTCCTCGGTGAACAGTGCGAGCGGTggtcatcagcagcaacattccCAGCGCAAACAGCGTCGTTACAAGCGACGAACAGCcaagacagcagcagcaccgggtACAACCGAAACCAAAGGTGGTGAGATCACCAGGCGGCGTACGCGAAAAGCGATGGCCAGCAAATCGAACCCCGATACCCGGTGGACCGACGAGAGCCGGTCCGATACTTCAGAACATTCCATTGAGGGACCAGTGTGTAAGCATCGTTCatctacctttttttctggattAGTTTGATTAGTTTTTGTTGGACCTTCCTTCATTCTATTCGCTTATCGTGAGttctttttttgggttgtGATAAGgctttgtttcttgttgttcTGTTTATTACTTACCataattactattattatctTCATCTAAATTGTGAAGGAAATGCTTCTTTTTACGCTTCAAAGAAACCCGATGGTCGATCAGGACCAGTGTGAGGATACATGTTGGTATCAAACTTCTTGGAAAGGTCTTACATCTCAACTTTATTCTGAAACCATCTATTGCGGTTGATATATTGGCTCAACTAGTCGAGACCAGAACTGGTCACACACATTGTGCTATATATTTATGTATGTACAATGAATAACAGGCTGCCGTAACCGCCATAACGTGAAATAATAGcttattttaacgattttttagAATATTCTTTCTTGAGCCAGAGAGTCTTCCTGCTGCCATTATTTCTTGGCTAACGCCTCAGACTAAAGCGGTCTAAAGCTTGTCACTAAAGCTGTCTATGTTTTCCAGTTATTTCTTCATCGCTTCGGTGGTTTGAACTGCATCTATATCAGCAGCTTCTACTGTAACTTAAAGATCGTCCAGTAACGTCAGGAGGATGGAACCTGCTGTCCAATCTATGTTCTTCCTTATCTCCCCGAACAGGGATGATGTTGTAAAAGCCGTCTCGAATATTTGTGGAGGATAGAAAGTGCTAAACATTATTAAACTTTATCATTCTCTTCTAAATCTCAGGGATGCTGGaatgcaaattttgtttgtatcgCTAAGCCATCATCCATAACTGATGCCGACTAGCATCATCTCGACGGTTCACCACGCCACTCACCTTTCATGTCTAATCAATCATAAATCAATCATCTTTCAAAAGCGGTCAGTAACAAACAGCCACCCTCTCCAGATTCCAGACTCCAGAAGGTATTCACGTGTTTCTCTAGCCATCATCTTCAGCTCATACCTAAGGGATACCTTCAGAATCCTGTTCACACACGGCTCGTGCCttatgttttctttacacTCCATCCCAAATGTTGTGTGATCGACAAGAAGGGGGCACGTGCAGTGGGCCGACCAAACCGGTTCCGTGTTTAAATGTTTAGGCAGCGCACGCCTCCATGTTTATGGCGTGTGGGTCCGCTGTTCTAAGGTTGTCTTTTAAAGTCATGCCGCGAATCGTGTCGCGTATCGTTGTCTAAATCACTTTCTATCTGCGACTAATCAGCGGTGATAAGATTCAAAACCCAGCGCTTTGCTTGATGCAACCACTGAGTCCTTGATAATGACTTTTGAGAACATTCTCTGACAGCTGCGATGAGACCGGAGGGTTTTTGGATTTTGGACCTTTGCCTTTACCCGTGTAGCGGTTGCATGTTGCCTCCTCTCTGCCTTTCCCTGATAAGGGTGACGTTTCGAGTTCCCATTTTTAAAACAGCTTCTGTTGATAACCTAATCAAGGATTCCAATCGAATCCGATGGCGGATCATGTACCAGCACAGGTTCGAACACGTGATCAACCGTGCGCGGAGGTCAGCTGTGGTGTATGCTGATCAGCTGGTTTTATTTGACAAACgttagaaaaaagaaactgacCTTAACCGAACGATGCAGCGCCGATTGATGAAGAAGCAGCAAAGGCCGGCCCTATAGGTTGCATCTTTTTTCGGGGGTAGTGATAAGTGCTTCCTAGGAATATGTTTGTTGCTTagtttggggtttttgtttcatttcgccGTACATTAAGTTTTGGAAtttggaatttaaaatttgaattaatgttgtttttttttgtttttgctctgaTTACAGCGATGCCATGGTTCGGCATGGACATTGGTGGCACGTTGACGAAGTTGGTGTACTTCGAGCCGAAAGACATCACGCCGGGTGAGCTGGACCAGGAGGCACGCATACTGCGCAACATTCGGCGCTACCTGACGAAGAATTCGGCCTACGGTAAGACGGGCCACCGGGATAGCCACCTGCAGATGGACGATGTGGTGATCCGGGGTCGCCGTGGATCGCTTCACTTCATTCGCTTTCCAACGTCGGAAATGCTCAGCTTTCTGAGGCTTGCGAAATCTAAAGGCATGGCCCAGCTGGTAACGACCGTTTGTGCGACCGGAGGTGGTGCGTTCAAGTTCGAGGAAGACTTCCGAGTAAACGTCAACATGAAGCTGGCCAAGTTTGATGAGCTGGATGCGTTGATCAAAGGGATTCTGTTTACCGAAACGCACAACAAATGTGAATGCTACTTTTGGGAAAATGCCAATGAAATTAGGTAAGTCCTGAGTGGTCCTCCCGAGATTCTTGTGATACGTACTAATGAAGcctttcctctttttctttttcggttcgTACCTGCAGTAGTACGAAGAAAAAGTTTGACTTTAGTCAACCGTACCCGTTTATACTGGTGAACGTCGGCTCGGGCGTATCGGTGCTGGCGGTGCGCGGCCCAGAC
This genomic window from Anopheles maculipalpis chromosome 2RL, idAnoMacuDA_375_x, whole genome shotgun sequence contains:
- the LOC126568142 gene encoding pantothenate kinase 3 isoform X2 translates to MPWFGMDIGGTLTKLVYFEPKDITPGELDQEARILRNIRRYLTKNSAYGKTGHRDSHLQMDDVVIRGRRGSLHFIRFPTSEMLSFLRLAKSKGMAQLVTTVCATGGGAFKFEEDFRVNVNMKLAKFDELDALIKGILFTETHNKCECYFWENANEISSTKKKFDFSQPYPFILVNVGSGVSVLAVRGPDNYKRISGTSLGGGTFLGLCCLLTGCETFEEAIQLATKGDHKKVDKLVKDIYGGDYERFGLPGELVASSFGQMHLEERRQSVSKEDLAHAILVTITNNIGSIARMCASNEKIEKVVFVGNFLRVNPISMKLLAYAMDYWSKGTLKALFLEHEGYFGAVGCLLQFNGELHAQIGDLLT
- the LOC126568142 gene encoding pantothenate kinase 3 isoform X1, whose translation is MSSAESGGSGGDGVGGCSSSSTSSPTVPSPIRRTSGRRARELHRTSTATSSYSSAGSITSILSSLSSVNSASGGHQQQHSQRKQRRYKRRTAKTAAAPGTTETKGGEITRRRTRKAMASKSNPDTRWTDESRSDTSEHSIEGPVSMPWFGMDIGGTLTKLVYFEPKDITPGELDQEARILRNIRRYLTKNSAYGKTGHRDSHLQMDDVVIRGRRGSLHFIRFPTSEMLSFLRLAKSKGMAQLVTTVCATGGGAFKFEEDFRVNVNMKLAKFDELDALIKGILFTETHNKCECYFWENANEISSTKKKFDFSQPYPFILVNVGSGVSVLAVRGPDNYKRISGTSLGGGTFLGLCCLLTGCETFEEAIQLATKGDHKKVDKLVKDIYGGDYERFGLPGELVASSFGQMHLEERRQSVSKEDLAHAILVTITNNIGSIARMCASNEKIEKVVFVGNFLRVNPISMKLLAYAMDYWSKGTLKALFLEHEGYFGAVGCLLQFNGELHAQIGDLLT